A window from Dioscorea cayenensis subsp. rotundata cultivar TDr96_F1 chromosome 10, TDr96_F1_v2_PseudoChromosome.rev07_lg8_w22 25.fasta, whole genome shotgun sequence encodes these proteins:
- the LOC120270748 gene encoding glucomannan 4-beta-mannosyltransferase 9-like isoform X1 → MAVVPETMRDDMTWQMGLVWEQVKSPVIVPALRLAVFLCLVMSVMLLVEKVYMAVVIVLFKLLGKRPDKRYKLEPIKDDVELGHSAYPMVLVQIPMYNEKEVYQLSIGAACGLSWPSDRIIIQVLDDSTDPVIKDLVEMECQKWASKGINIRYEIRDNRNGYKAGALKQGMKHSYVKQCDYVAIFDADFQPEPDFLWRTVPFLVHNPQLALIQARWKFVNADECLMTRMQEMSLDYHFTVEQEVGSSTYAFFGFNGTAGVWRITALNEAGGWKDRTTVEDMDLAVRASLKGWKFLFLGDIKVKNELPSTLKAYRYQQHRWSCGPANLFRKMAVEIAKNKKVSLLKKVHVIYNFFFVRKIVAHIVTFIFYCVVIPATVLIPEVHIPKWGSVYIPSIITILNAVGTPRSLHLLVFWILFENVMSLHRTKATFIGLLEAGRVNEWVVTEKLGDALKAKSATAKTAKKPGFRIGERLHLLELVTGAYLFFCGCYDMAFGNNRYFLYLFLQALAFFVVGFGYVGTFVPYS, encoded by the exons atGGCGGTGGTTCCGGAGACAATGAGAGATGACATGACGTGGCAAATGGGTTTGGTTTGGGAACAGGTGAAGTCCCCTGTCATCGTACCGGCATTAAGGCTAGCAGTGTTTCTCTGCCTAGTCATGTCCGTAATGCTGTTGGTGGAGAAGGTGTACATGGCCGTTGTCATTGTTCTCTTCAAGCTTTTGGGTAAGAGACCTGACAAACGATACAAATTGGAGCCCATCAAAGATGATGTCGAACTTGGCCACTCAGCCTACCCCATGGTTCTCGTCCAGATCCCCATGTATAATGAGAAAGAG GTTTACCAGCTCTCCATTGGAGCCGCGTGTGGCCTTTCATGGCCGTCCGATCGAATTATAATCCAAGTGCTTGATGATTCCACGGACCCGGTTATCAAG GATTTGGTGGAGATGGAGTGTCAAAAATGGGCGAGCAAAGGGATAAATATAAGATACGAGATAAGGGACAACCGAAACGGATACAAGGCGGGTGCTCTGAAACAAGGCATGAAGCACAGCTACGTGAAACAATGCGACTACGTGGCCATCTTCGATGCCGATTTCCAGCCCGAGCCCGACTTTCTCTGGCGCACTGTGCCTTTCCTGGTCCACAACCCGCAACTGGCCCTTATCCAGGCCCGTTGGAAGTTCG TGAATGCGGATGAGTGCCTGATGACAAGAATGCAGGAAATGTCCCTTGACTATCATTTCACAGTGGAGCAGGAAGTAGGGTCCTCCACCTACGCCTTCTTTGGCTTCAATG GGACTGCTGGTGTCTGGCGAATCACAGCTCTAAATGAGGCCGGAGGTTGGAAAGATAGAACCACCGTGGAAGACATGGACTTGGCTGTCCGGGCGAGTCTAAAGGGCTGGAAATTTCTATTCCTTGGGGATATCAAG GTTAAAAATGAACTACCAAGCACTCTCAAGGCATACCGATATCAACAacacagatggtcttgtggaccAGCAAACTTGTTCAGGAAAATGGCTGTAGAGATTGCAAAGAACAAG AAAGTGTCACTGCTGAAGAAAGTTCATGTGATCTATAATTTCTTCTTTGTGCGGAAGATTGTGGCTCATATCGTGACCTTCATATTCTACTGCGTGGTCATCCCAGCCACTGTGTTGATTCCTGAGGTACACATACCGAAGTGGGGCTCCGTCTACATCCCTTCCATCATCACCATTCTCAATGCTGTTGGAACACCAAG ATCTCTCCATTTGCTGGTATTTTGGATCCTTTTTGAGAATGTTATGTCTCTGCATCGAACTAAGGCCACATTCATCGGCCTACTGGAGGCTGGGCGTGTCAACGAATGGGTTGTCACTGAGAAACTCGGAGATGCTCTCAAAGCAAAATCGGCAACTGCCAAGACAGCCAAGAAACCTGGATTCAGAATCGGTGAAAG ATTACATTTGTTGGAGCTTGTAACGGGAGCATATCTTTTCTTCTGCGGATGTTACGACATGGCCTTTGGCAACAACCGTTATTTCCTGTATCTTTTTCTCCAAGCGTTGGCTTTCTTCGTTGTTGGGTTTGGCTACGTTGGAACTTTCGTTCCATATTCCTAA
- the LOC120270746 gene encoding uncharacterized protein LOC120270746, whose amino-acid sequence MAKGDDAVRRKKNKSNRKKMQANDVSSARVTSIIASKRRRKDGKRRRCEGMCFSLPTPEDPFNDRFDNPRDPRKLVPHNKNKRSPQPKLHQDEDRDKDHKAPDSDQAISKFLILCLNAIQDAWAEEGSFDPNLDAPLLSGTWGFRLWRRCSAPQSDFIDINGVCANREQIAWLVSTASDIFAAKEKQGLTVPSPFLLYLVPSQQKALQVRSVCKPLKALGIHTVSVHTGASLDHQVRGLKSCDPEFLVSTPERLLQLVSQSAIDISGISFLVIDGLINPLDTSSLDKLQAIIAKISKEPHVVVFTDGCGKVSMSMARNLFKSALNTIQ is encoded by the exons ATGGCGAAAGGTGACGATGCGGTgaggagaaagaagaacaaGTCCAACCGCAAGAAGATGCAAGCCAATGATGTCTCTTCCGCTCGAGTCACCTCCATCATAGCTTCCAAGCGCCGCCGCAAAGATGGTAAACGACGCAGATGCGAG GGGATGTGCTTCAGCCTCCCGACTCCTGAGGATCCCTTCAACGATCGCTTCGACAACCCTCGTGACCCTCGAAAGCTCGTCCCCCAtaacaagaacaagagatcGCCGCAGCCAAAACTTCATCAAGACGAAGACCGAGATAAAGACCACAAGGCCCCTGATAGTGATCAGGCTATCTCCAAGTTCCTTATCCTCTGCCTGAACGCTATACAGGACGCTTGGGCGGAGGAGGGCTCTTTTGATCCCAATCTGGATGCGCCTCTCCTTTCCGGCACTTGGGGTTTTCGTCTGTGGAGACGATGCTCTGCTCCCCAATCCGATTTCATTGACATCAATGGAGTCTGTGCCAACAGAGAACAGATTGCTTGGCTGGTTTCCACAGCTTCTGATATCTTCGCTGCCAAGGAGAAGCAAGGACTTACAGTACCTAGCCCCTTCCTACTGTATCTCGTGCCATCTCAACAAAAGGCTCTTCAG GTGAGATCTGTCTGCAAACCACTCAAGGCTCTCGGAATTCATACTGTAAGCGTGCATACTGGTGCCTCATTGGATCATCAAGTCCGCGG TCTGAAGAGCTGTGATCCCGAGTTCTTAGTATCTACCCCTGAAAGGCTACTGCAGCTTGTTTCCCAGAGTGCCATTGACATATCAGGCATATCCTTTCTG GTTATTGATGGACTTATAAATCCTCTAGATACAAGTTCTTTAGATAAATTACAAGCTATCATAGCAAAAATATCCAAAGAACCGCATGTTGTTGTCTTCACTGATGGTTGTGGGAAAGTGTCCATGTCAATGGCGAGAAATCTTTTCAAATCAGCATTGAACACCATCCAATAA
- the LOC120270748 gene encoding glucomannan 4-beta-mannosyltransferase 9-like isoform X2: MAVVPETMRDDMTWQMGLVWEQVKSPVIVPALRLAVFLCLVMSVMLLVEKVYMAVVIVLFKLLGKRPDKRYKLEPIKDDVELGHSAYPMVLVQIPMYNEKEVYQLSIGAACGLSWPSDRIIIQVLDDSTDPVIKDLVEMECQKWASKGINIRYEIRDNRNGYKAGALKQGMKHSYVKQCDYVAIFDADFQPEPDFLWRTVPFLVHNPQLALIQARWKFVNADECLMTRMQEMSLDYHFTVEQEVGSSTYAFFGFNGTAGVWRITALNEAGGWKDRTTVEDMDLAVRASLKGWKFLFLGDIKVKNELPSTLKAYRYQQHRWSCGPANLFRKMAVEIAKNKIVAHIVTFIFYCVVIPATVLIPEVHIPKWGSVYIPSIITILNAVGTPRSLHLLVFWILFENVMSLHRTKATFIGLLEAGRVNEWVVTEKLGDALKAKSATAKTAKKPGFRIGERLHLLELVTGAYLFFCGCYDMAFGNNRYFLYLFLQALAFFVVGFGYVGTFVPYS, from the exons atGGCGGTGGTTCCGGAGACAATGAGAGATGACATGACGTGGCAAATGGGTTTGGTTTGGGAACAGGTGAAGTCCCCTGTCATCGTACCGGCATTAAGGCTAGCAGTGTTTCTCTGCCTAGTCATGTCCGTAATGCTGTTGGTGGAGAAGGTGTACATGGCCGTTGTCATTGTTCTCTTCAAGCTTTTGGGTAAGAGACCTGACAAACGATACAAATTGGAGCCCATCAAAGATGATGTCGAACTTGGCCACTCAGCCTACCCCATGGTTCTCGTCCAGATCCCCATGTATAATGAGAAAGAG GTTTACCAGCTCTCCATTGGAGCCGCGTGTGGCCTTTCATGGCCGTCCGATCGAATTATAATCCAAGTGCTTGATGATTCCACGGACCCGGTTATCAAG GATTTGGTGGAGATGGAGTGTCAAAAATGGGCGAGCAAAGGGATAAATATAAGATACGAGATAAGGGACAACCGAAACGGATACAAGGCGGGTGCTCTGAAACAAGGCATGAAGCACAGCTACGTGAAACAATGCGACTACGTGGCCATCTTCGATGCCGATTTCCAGCCCGAGCCCGACTTTCTCTGGCGCACTGTGCCTTTCCTGGTCCACAACCCGCAACTGGCCCTTATCCAGGCCCGTTGGAAGTTCG TGAATGCGGATGAGTGCCTGATGACAAGAATGCAGGAAATGTCCCTTGACTATCATTTCACAGTGGAGCAGGAAGTAGGGTCCTCCACCTACGCCTTCTTTGGCTTCAATG GGACTGCTGGTGTCTGGCGAATCACAGCTCTAAATGAGGCCGGAGGTTGGAAAGATAGAACCACCGTGGAAGACATGGACTTGGCTGTCCGGGCGAGTCTAAAGGGCTGGAAATTTCTATTCCTTGGGGATATCAAG GTTAAAAATGAACTACCAAGCACTCTCAAGGCATACCGATATCAACAacacagatggtcttgtggaccAGCAAACTTGTTCAGGAAAATGGCTGTAGAGATTGCAAAGAACAAG ATTGTGGCTCATATCGTGACCTTCATATTCTACTGCGTGGTCATCCCAGCCACTGTGTTGATTCCTGAGGTACACATACCGAAGTGGGGCTCCGTCTACATCCCTTCCATCATCACCATTCTCAATGCTGTTGGAACACCAAG ATCTCTCCATTTGCTGGTATTTTGGATCCTTTTTGAGAATGTTATGTCTCTGCATCGAACTAAGGCCACATTCATCGGCCTACTGGAGGCTGGGCGTGTCAACGAATGGGTTGTCACTGAGAAACTCGGAGATGCTCTCAAAGCAAAATCGGCAACTGCCAAGACAGCCAAGAAACCTGGATTCAGAATCGGTGAAAG ATTACATTTGTTGGAGCTTGTAACGGGAGCATATCTTTTCTTCTGCGGATGTTACGACATGGCCTTTGGCAACAACCGTTATTTCCTGTATCTTTTTCTCCAAGCGTTGGCTTTCTTCGTTGTTGGGTTTGGCTACGTTGGAACTTTCGTTCCATATTCCTAA